Proteins encoded together in one Ciona intestinalis chromosome 3, KH, whole genome shotgun sequence window:
- the LOC100186011 gene encoding uncharacterized protein LOC100186011 isoform X2: protein MHKNNDTHQTIDYYDSTKLKNVFAKHQDDGFVNGEDLKVIMFEVGRHLTDNEIMILSMVGKFDFESFQRLVNRSDHVRRSIIQLFQKLDKDKDGVVSTTDLRLALSYGSDIHFSYDDIISIVRKLSNSDNGYVTFQDFDKFMDST, encoded by the exons ATG CACAAGAACAATGACACGCATCAGACAATCGACTATTATGATTCTACAA AGTTAAAGAATGTGTTCGCGAAACATCAGGACGACGGGTTCGTTAATGGAGAAGATTTAAAAGTCATCATGTTCGAGGTTGGGCGACATCTAACGGATAACGAAATCATG ATTCTGAGCATGGTTGGAAAATTTGATTTCGAATCATTTCAAAGATTAGTTAATCGTAGCGACCACGTCAGACGTTCTATAATTCAATTGTTTCAGAAATTAGACAAG GATAAAGATGGCGTCGTGTCAACAACAGACCTGCGGCTCGCCCTTTCTTATGGGTCTGATATTCATTTTTCCTATGACGACATAATAAGCATTGTTAGAAAACTAAGCAACAGTGACAATGGTTACGTCACATTTCAAG attttgatAAATTTATGGATTCTACATGA
- the LOC100186011 gene encoding uncharacterized protein LOC100186011 isoform X1, with protein sequence MVSALRFVYFLTLFAIYTQHKNNDTHQTIDYYDSTKLKNVFAKHQDDGFVNGEDLKVIMFEVGRHLTDNEIMILSMVGKFDFESFQRLVNRSDHVRRSIIQLFQKLDKDKDGVVSTTDLRLALSYGSDIHFSYDDIISIVRKLSNSDNGYVTFQDFDKFMDST encoded by the exons ATGGTAAGTGCCTTGcgctttgtttattttttaactttattcgCAATTTATACACAGCACAAGAACAATGACACGCATCAGACAATCGACTATTATGATTCTACAA AGTTAAAGAATGTGTTCGCGAAACATCAGGACGACGGGTTCGTTAATGGAGAAGATTTAAAAGTCATCATGTTCGAGGTTGGGCGACATCTAACGGATAACGAAATCATG ATTCTGAGCATGGTTGGAAAATTTGATTTCGAATCATTTCAAAGATTAGTTAATCGTAGCGACCACGTCAGACGTTCTATAATTCAATTGTTTCAGAAATTAGACAAG GATAAAGATGGCGTCGTGTCAACAACAGACCTGCGGCTCGCCCTTTCTTATGGGTCTGATATTCATTTTTCCTATGACGACATAATAAGCATTGTTAGAAAACTAAGCAACAGTGACAATGGTTACGTCACATTTCAAG attttgatAAATTTATGGATTCTACATGA
- the LOC100186011 gene encoding uncharacterized protein LOC100186011 isoform X4, with protein sequence MHKNNDTHQTIDYYDSTKLKNVFAKHQDDGFVNGEDLKVIMFEVGRHLTDNEIMDKDGVVSTTDLRLALSYGSDIHFSYDDIISIVRKLSNSDNGYVTFQDFDKFMDST encoded by the exons ATG CACAAGAACAATGACACGCATCAGACAATCGACTATTATGATTCTACAA AGTTAAAGAATGTGTTCGCGAAACATCAGGACGACGGGTTCGTTAATGGAGAAGATTTAAAAGTCATCATGTTCGAGGTTGGGCGACATCTAACGGATAACGAAATCATG GATAAAGATGGCGTCGTGTCAACAACAGACCTGCGGCTCGCCCTTTCTTATGGGTCTGATATTCATTTTTCCTATGACGACATAATAAGCATTGTTAGAAAACTAAGCAACAGTGACAATGGTTACGTCACATTTCAAG attttgatAAATTTATGGATTCTACATGA
- the LOC100186011 gene encoding uncharacterized protein LOC100186011 isoform X3: MVSALRFVYFLTLFAIYTQHKNNDTHQTIDYYDSTKLKNVFAKHQDDGFVNGEDLKVIMFEVGRHLTDNEIMDKDGVVSTTDLRLALSYGSDIHFSYDDIISIVRKLSNSDNGYVTFQDFDKFMDST; the protein is encoded by the exons ATGGTAAGTGCCTTGcgctttgtttattttttaactttattcgCAATTTATACACAGCACAAGAACAATGACACGCATCAGACAATCGACTATTATGATTCTACAA AGTTAAAGAATGTGTTCGCGAAACATCAGGACGACGGGTTCGTTAATGGAGAAGATTTAAAAGTCATCATGTTCGAGGTTGGGCGACATCTAACGGATAACGAAATCATG GATAAAGATGGCGTCGTGTCAACAACAGACCTGCGGCTCGCCCTTTCTTATGGGTCTGATATTCATTTTTCCTATGACGACATAATAAGCATTGTTAGAAAACTAAGCAACAGTGACAATGGTTACGTCACATTTCAAG attttgatAAATTTATGGATTCTACATGA